CCAAAAGAATTTCAAAAGAACTGAAAGATCGTTATTATGTAAACCTGGGAATTGGGATTCCTACTTTGGTTGCCAACTATGTTCCGGAAGGTATTTCCGTAGAATTCCAGAGTGAGAACGGAGTTTTGGGAATGGGGCCTTTCCCTTTCGCGGGAGAAGAAGATGCTGATATCATCAATGCCGGAAAACAGACTATTACTATTCTGGAAGGAGGTTCATTCTTTGATTCCGCATTCAGTTTCGGGATGATTCGTGGTCAGAAAGTAGATCTTACTATCTTGGGAGCCATGGAAGTTTCAGAAAACGGAGATATTGCCAACTGGAAAATCCCCGGAAAAATGGTGAAAGGAATGGGAGGTGCTATGGACCTTGTAGCTTCTGCTGAAAATATTATCGTTGCAATGATGCATGTAAACAAAGCAGGAGAAAGCAAAATCCTTAAAAAATGTACACTTCCTTTAACGGGTGTAAACTGTGTGAAGAAAGTAGTTACTGAATTAGCTGTTCTGGATGTAACTCCGGCAGGTTTTAAACTGGTGGAAAGAGCACCGGGCGTTTCAGTAGAAGATATTATCAAAGCTACAGAAGCAGATCTGATCATTGAAGGAGAAATTCCTGAAATGCAGTTCTAATTTTAATACAACAAAAACCTTGTCACTGACAAGGTTTTTTTATACCCAATAAATAGCTTAGTAAACCACAAAAATCACAAAATTTTTTCTACCTGAGTTAGTTCAAAATAAATTAGTTCACAGAAGAAGAAATTTAAAATTTTGACAAATATTTCTAATGATAGCTTTAAAAAGCGACATAGGAGATGGCAACGTCAAAAAAATAATTCCTGTGAACGTTAAGAAAATTCTCCTGTCCGAAGCGCGAGACAGACTTAGAACCGATTAAGAAATATAGAATTCGCGCAAGTTTAAAATTTTTAGAGAACAGGATTTATTTTTAGCGAAGAGATCCAGGTCTTGAATTTTTGTTTCTTTTATTTCAAGACAAAAGAAATTAAAGCCAACAAAAAAACTGCCTCATCAATGAAACAGCTTTTATATTTTAAAAATTAGTTGTTAATCTAACTTCTAATATCTAACTTCTTGTTTATTTCCCATCCTGCGCCCCAAACACCTTCTGCAAAATGCTTGTTGTTCTCATTGCAGGTGTATTTCTGATTCCGCTTTCTTTATCAGCTACCATTTTGAATACGCCGTTGATGGTTTCTGTAGTAACATATTCGTTAAGATCAGTGGTTACAGACTGTCCTGTAAAAGTATTGTATTTTGAAATCAGATTTTTCCAAAGTGTATCAGCACCTACTTTTCCCAATGATGCCTTTACTTTAGGCTGAAAAGCACTAAACAGCTGAGATTGGGTTTTTCCCTGAAGATAACTTGTTGCTGCGTTATTACTGCCCAATAAAATATTCTTGGCATCCGTAATTGTCATAGAAGTAATAGCGTTGGTGAAAATAGGAGCAGCTTCTGTTACGGCATCTTCAGCAGCTCTGTTTAATAGTTTCACTCCTTCATCAGCAAGACTTCCCATACCGATGGAACGTAAAGTGGTGTCGATCTTTCTTAATTTTTCAGGCATTAAAATTTTTACCGCTTCATTTTTGAAAAAACCATCCGTAATTGCCAGTTTTTTGACTCCGTCCGTTACCCCCATGCTTAACGCTTCTTTTAATCCTGAGGAAATCTGGGTCGAGGTAAGGCCCCCAAGATTGGCAGATGATTTAGTAGTCTGACTGGAAGTTGTTGTGGTGGTCGTGGTTTTAGTACCGTTGTTTTTTACGGGAACATTCAGATCTACACCTGTTTTGTCCTTAACGGTAGATTTTATGATATCGAAAATTTGTGCCTGTGTTGACATTGAGAATAATAATCCGGCTGCCAGAAAAAAGTTTTTTTTCATCGTATTTTTTTACAAATTTAAACGTTTTAATTTTTAAGTCGTCTAAATTTATCAAAAAGCAAACCATAATGAACAGGATATAATAGAACAATTTCTAAACACATGGTTTAACAAACTGTAAATGATCTATTTCACGAAAATCTGAACAATTGAAGATGCTAAATTTTGTTTTTAAAAAGACTTCAAGAGTTTTGAAAAATAATTATCTTAGCTCAAACCTTAATTCCATCCAATGATACGTACTTTTTTAGTATTTTTTGTATTAATTTCAAACGTGATTTTTGCCCAAAATAAATTAAATCTAATTCCTTACCCTCAAAAAGTTCAACTTTCACAGGGAGAATTTGTAATCCCTAAAACTTTCGTATTAAGTGGTGATCTCCCGAAAGAGGAGACAGAATATTTCAAAAAACAAATAGGCCCTCACTTAGAATTCCAATATGCTCAGAAGGGGGGTGGGATTCATTTAACGAATTCGATAATTCCTTCCGCTTCGAAAGCAGAAGCTGAGCAGAAGAAAGAATACTATTCAATAGAAATTTCTCCAAAGCAAATTCATATTAAGTCTTATACTAAACAAGGATATTTTCTGGCTCTTCAAACTTTGATTCAGATTATTGAGCAGTATAAAGATGGTAAGAAAATTCCAGCAATAAAAATTGAAGATCAGCCAAAATTTGCTTGGCGTGGAATGCACTTGGATGTTTGCCGTCATTTTTTCACAGTGGATGAAGTGAAACAATATATCGACTATTTGGCGATGTATAAGCTGAATACTTTCCACTGGCATTTAACAGATGATCAAGGATGGAGAATTGAAATTAAAAAATATCCAAAATTAACTCAGATAGGTTCAAAACGTAAAGAATCCATGATCGGGGCTTATGTTGACAATACATTTGACGGAAAGCCTTACGGACCTTATTTTTATACTCAGGAACAAATAAAAGAGGTGGTGAAATATGCTCAGGACAGACATATCACAGTAGTTCCGGAAATAGAAATGCCGGGGCATGCCTTGGCCGCATTATCTGCATATCCTGAATTGGCCTGTACAAAAGGACCTTTTGAAGCCGCTACAAAATGGGGCGTTTTTGATGATGTTTTCTGCCCGAAAGATGAAACGTTTACATTCCTGGAGAACGTTTTGGATGAAGTGATAAAGTTATTCCCATCTAAATACATTCATATCGGGGGTGATGAGTGCCCGAAAACACGATGGAAGGAATGTGCACACTGTCAGGAATTGATTAAGAAAAACAATTTAAAAGACGAACATGGCTTACAAAGCTATTTTATTCATAG
The window above is part of the Chryseobacterium sp. MA9 genome. Proteins encoded here:
- a CDS encoding CoA transferase subunit B is translated as MLTKEQIAKRISKELKDRYYVNLGIGIPTLVANYVPEGISVEFQSENGVLGMGPFPFAGEEDADIINAGKQTITILEGGSFFDSAFSFGMIRGQKVDLTILGAMEVSENGDIANWKIPGKMVKGMGGAMDLVASAENIIVAMMHVNKAGESKILKKCTLPLTGVNCVKKVVTELAVLDVTPAGFKLVERAPGVSVEDIIKATEADLIIEGEIPEMQF
- a CDS encoding DUF4197 domain-containing protein; amino-acid sequence: MKKNFFLAAGLLFSMSTQAQIFDIIKSTVKDKTGVDLNVPVKNNGTKTTTTTTTSSQTTKSSANLGGLTSTQISSGLKEALSMGVTDGVKKLAITDGFFKNEAVKILMPEKLRKIDTTLRSIGMGSLADEGVKLLNRAAEDAVTEAAPIFTNAITSMTITDAKNILLGSNNAATSYLQGKTQSQLFSAFQPKVKASLGKVGADTLWKNLISKYNTFTGQSVTTDLNEYVTTETINGVFKMVADKESGIRNTPAMRTTSILQKVFGAQDGK